One genomic window of Panicum hallii strain FIL2 chromosome 6, PHallii_v3.1, whole genome shotgun sequence includes the following:
- the LOC112896332 gene encoding B3 domain-containing protein Os06g0194400-like yields the protein MGTAQRKEMADAVSYEEQRRRQVEANKRKLEELQLHHLSAAVREAAAKPSPAKKRKARVPRDAAAEPLRRSGRVANLPEKPKYREEVQDFGRKVRRTYGSRRKDLANRVYATDEERSHAITKAEELADELGSSFPLFVKPMTQSHVTGGFWLGLPTPFCRKYLPKRDETITLEDEEDDESETLYLTRKMGLSAGWRGFAIEHKLVDGDCLVFQLIERTKFKVYMIRASSYHEDEE from the exons ATGGGGACGGCACAGCGGAAGGAGATGGCGGACGCGGTGTCGTACGAGgagcagcggcggaggcagGTGGAGGCGAACAAGCGCAAGCTCGAGGAGCTCCAGCTCCACCACCTCTCCGCCGCAGTCAGAGAGGCCGCCGCCAAGCCCTCGCCG GCCAAGAAGCGGAAGGCTCGGGTGCCGCGGGACGCCGCCGCGGAGCCGCTCCGGCGGTCCGGCCGCGTCGCCAACCTCCCGGAGAAGCCCAAGTACCGCGAG GAGGTTCAGGATTTCGGAAGGAAGGTTAGAAG GACGTACGGCTCGAGGAGGAAGGACCTGGCGAACCGGGTGTACGCGACCGACGAGGAGCGGAGCCACGCCATCACGAAGGCCGAGGAGCTGGCCGACGAGCTGGGCTCCAGCTTCCCCCTTTTCGTGAAACCCATGACCCAGTCCCATGTCACCGGAGGCTTCTGGCTG GGCCTCCCGACCCCGTTCTGCCGGAAGTACCTGCCCAAGCGTGACGAGACAATCACGCTGGAGGATGAGGAGGATGACGAGTCCGAGACGCTCTACCTCACCAGGAAGATGGGCCTCAGTGCTGGATGGAGAGGATTCGCCATTGAGCACAAGCTGGTCGATGGAGATTGCTTGGTCTTCCAGTTGATCGAGCGCACAAAGTTCAAG GTCTACATGATACGAGCAAGTTCCTACCACGAAGATGAGGAGTGA